In one window of Lewinella sp. 4G2 DNA:
- a CDS encoding glycoside hydrolase family 32 protein produces the protein MRFTLFFALVFSLYSCGSPTAETPSASNGSAPATAPAEYDEEMLQDADEHAPPGYYENLPTEAYNPGEYDERFRPEYHFTPLEGWMNDPNGMVYYDGEWHLFYQHFPDSNRWGPMHWGHAISTDLVNWQHLPIALYPDEKGYIFSGSVVVDHAQKSPFGKDGEPAMVAMFTYHDIEGEKAGRADYETQGIAYSNDHGRTWTKYAGNPVIPNRGTKDFRDPKVLWDEKTQAYTMVLAAADHVEFFSSPDLVNWTYLSSFGKDQPEHFGVWECPELIPMTVEETGEEAYVLIVSTGRGNPNGGGSATYYYTGNWDGKTFTKLKETSYNKPGTKWLDHGRDNYAAVTFADVPDGDGRTILMGWMSNWQYAQDVPTEGWRSAMTVPRNLRLYNDPDFGYRLHQAPVKELERLRGKKIELGTDYLEDGITTVDLSELAHPGVFELNFSVDLHSNSEALYFTLTDADNKNFYRFGFDRNMEEGKWIFTSRDLAGLREFHEDFTSEELTFLDRPSNNSVMDIRILFDKTSAEVFLDDGLAVATDIFFPTTDFTYLVFEVSGGQKDLDGDLGFLLERGDIWELK, from the coding sequence ATGCGGTTTACCTTGTTCTTTGCGCTCGTCTTCTCCCTGTATTCCTGCGGAAGTCCAACGGCTGAGACCCCGTCCGCTTCCAATGGCTCTGCACCTGCGACAGCGCCCGCTGAATATGACGAGGAAATGCTGCAGGACGCCGACGAGCACGCGCCCCCCGGCTACTACGAAAACCTACCCACGGAGGCTTATAACCCCGGTGAATACGACGAGCGCTTCCGGCCAGAATACCACTTTACGCCGCTGGAAGGTTGGATGAATGACCCAAACGGGATGGTCTATTACGACGGCGAATGGCACCTATTTTACCAGCATTTTCCCGATAGCAACCGGTGGGGACCGATGCACTGGGGCCACGCCATCAGCACCGATCTGGTGAACTGGCAACACCTGCCGATTGCGTTGTACCCGGACGAAAAAGGCTACATCTTTTCGGGTAGTGTCGTAGTAGACCACGCCCAAAAAAGCCCCTTCGGGAAGGACGGTGAACCGGCGATGGTGGCCATGTTCACCTACCACGATATCGAGGGCGAAAAGGCCGGACGGGCCGACTACGAAACCCAGGGCATCGCCTATAGCAACGACCACGGGCGGACCTGGACGAAGTACGCCGGTAACCCCGTCATTCCCAACCGCGGGACGAAGGATTTTCGGGACCCCAAGGTGCTGTGGGACGAGAAAACCCAAGCTTACACCATGGTCCTCGCCGCCGCCGACCACGTGGAATTCTTCTCTTCGCCGGACCTCGTGAATTGGACCTACTTAAGCAGTTTTGGGAAGGACCAACCCGAACACTTCGGCGTCTGGGAGTGCCCCGAACTCATCCCCATGACGGTGGAAGAAACGGGGGAGGAAGCATACGTCCTCATCGTCAGTACCGGCCGTGGAAACCCCAACGGTGGGGGCTCGGCGACCTATTACTATACGGGGAATTGGGACGGCAAAACCTTCACCAAATTGAAGGAAACCAGCTACAACAAACCGGGTACCAAGTGGCTCGACCACGGCCGCGATAACTACGCCGCCGTCACCTTCGCCGACGTGCCGGATGGCGATGGCCGCACCATTTTAATGGGTTGGATGAGCAATTGGCAGTACGCTCAGGACGTGCCCACCGAAGGTTGGCGCAGCGCCATGACGGTACCGCGCAACTTGCGTTTGTACAACGACCCCGACTTTGGCTACCGCCTCCACCAGGCGCCGGTGAAGGAATTGGAACGCCTCCGGGGGAAGAAGATCGAACTCGGTACGGATTATTTGGAAGATGGCATCACGACGGTTGATTTAAGCGAGTTGGCTCACCCCGGGGTGTTCGAACTTAATTTTTCGGTGGATTTACACAGCAATTCCGAAGCGCTCTACTTTACGCTGACGGACGCTGACAATAAGAACTTTTACCGCTTTGGTTTTGACCGGAATATGGAAGAGGGCAAATGGATCTTCACCAGCCGCGACCTGGCAGGATTGCGAGAATTCCACGAAGATTTTACCAGCGAAGAGTTGACGTTTCTGGACCGACCCAGTAATAATTCCGTGATGGACATTCGTATTTTGTTTGATAAGACGAGCGCCGAGGTTTTTCTCGATGATGGCCTCGCCGTAGCCACCGATATTTTCTTTCCGACTACTGATTTTACTTATCTCGTTTTTGAGGTAAGTGGTGGGCAAAAGGATTTGGATGGGGATTTAGGGTTTTTGTTGGAGCGGGGGGATATTTGGGAATTAAAATGA